CTCCGGCCATCTCTACTTCACCCTGAAAGACAGCGGCGCACAGGTGCGCTGCGCCATGTTCAAGCCCAAGAGCAGCTGGCTGAAGTTCAGGCCCGCCGACGGCATGCAGGTGCTGGTGCGCGCCCGGGTCGGGCTTTACGAACCGCGCGGCGAGTTCCAGCTGGTAGCCGAGCACATGGAACCGGCCGGCGAAGGGGCATTGCAGCGCGAGTTCGAACACCTCAAGGCACGCCTCGATGCCGAGGGCCTGTTCGACCCTTCGCGCAAGCGCGCCCTGCCCCGCTTCGCCCGGCGCATCGGCGTGATCACCTCCGCCACCGGCGCCGCGATCCGCGACGTGCTGAGCGTGATGGCCCGTCGCTGGCCGCTGGTCGAAGTGGACGTGCTGCCGGTACCGGTGCAGGGCCGCGAGGCACCGCCCGCGATCGTCGCCATGCTGCGCAAGGCTGCGGCAAGCGGCCGCTACGACGTGCTGCTGCTGACCCGCGGCGGCGGTTCGCTGGAAGACCTGTGGGCGTTCAACGACGAGGCCGTGGCCCGTGCCATCCATGCCAGCAAGGTACCGGTGGTCGCCGCAGTGGGCCACGAGATCGACTTCAGCATCGCCGACTTCGTGGCCGACCTGCGCGCGCCCACGCCCTCGGCGGCAGCCGAGCTGCTGGTACCCGACGCGGATGCACTCGAACGTCATCTGCACCAGTTGCGCCAGCGCCTGGCCACCCTGCTGCAGCGACGGCTGCAGGGTCAGGGCCAGCGCGTCGACCATCTGCTGGCCCGCCTGCAGTCGCAGCGCCCGCAGGCACGGCTGGCACGCGACCGCGAACGCCTGCAGCACCTGCGCGAACGCCTGCTCGCCACCTTCGTCCGTGCGCGGCAGAACGAGCGGATGCGACTGCAACGCCTGCACGGCCGGCTGCTGGCCCAGCATCCCGGACAGCAACTGCGGATGCAGCAGCAACGGCTCGAGGAACACGCCCAACGCCTGCGTCAGGCCATCGGACACCGGCTCGACCACGACCGCCTGATGCTGCGCCAGGCCGCCCGCGCACTGCACGCGGTCAGTCCGCTGGCAACGCTTGAACGGGGCTACGCCATCCTGTTCGACAACGAAGGCAAGGTCCTGCGCTCGGCCCTGCACGTCGCCGAAGGCACTGAACTGCGCGCACGCCTGGCCGACGGCGAACTGAACCTGCGCACCGGCAAGAACCCGACTGCCTGAAGCGGCTGGCAACAACTCAACCCGGTGATCCCATAGCGACGACTCACGTCGCCTGAACACCGGCTCGCGCATCCTTCGTGGCCTTGCATCACACGCGATGCGCTTCTGGAGGAGCTCCTGGCATGAAGGCAGCGGACCTGTTCGTGAAGGCCCTCGAGGCCGAAGGCGTACGACGCATCTTCGGCGTGCCCGGCGAGGAAAACCTGGACCTGGTCGAAGCCCTGCGCGAGTCCAGCATCCAGCTAATCATCACCCGCCACGAACAGGCTGCCGGGTTCATGGCCGCCACCTGGGGCCGGCTCACCGGCGAGGCCGGCGTCGCGCTGGCCACGCTAGGCCCGGGCGCGACCAACCTGGTGACCGCCGCGGCCTACGCCCAGCTGGGCGCGATGCCGATGCTGATGATCACCGGACAGAAACCGATCCGGACCCATCGCCAGGGCCTGTTCCAGCTGGTCGACGTGGTCGACATGATGCAGCCGCTGACCAAGTACACACGCCAGCTCGTTTCCGCCGCGACCATTCCCGCACGGGTACGCGAGGCCTTTCGCCGCGCCGAGGAAGAACGTCCCGGCGCGGTGCACCTGGAGCTGCCCGAAGACATCGCTCGCGACGATGTGGACGAAGTGATTCTGCTGCCCACCGAGTACGCGCGACGCCCCTCGCCGGACGATGCCGCGCTGGTGCAGGCGGCCGAGGCGATCGGCGGCGCGAAGCACCCGATCCTGATGATCGGTGCCGCGGCCAACCGCCAGCGTACCGCCGTGGCACTACGCGCCTTCGTGGACAAGCTGGGCATGCCGTTCTTCACCACCCAGATGGGCAAGGGCGTGATCGACGAGGAACACCCGCTGTGGCTGGGCAATGCGGCGCTGTCCGACGGCGATTTCGTGCACCGGGCCATCGACGCGGCCGACGTGATCATCAACGTCGGTCACGACGTGGTGGAGAAACCGCCGTTCTTCATGCACAAGGGCCGGCGCACGGTCATCCACATCAACTTCTCGTCGGCCGAGGTGGACACCGTCTACTTCCCGCAGATCGAGGTGGTCGGCGACATCGCGCACACGGTCGAACGGCTCACCGACGCGCTGGAACCTCAGGCACACTGGGACTTCAGCTTCTTCGACAAGGTGCGCGACGCATTCCACGCGCAGCTTGCCGGACACGCAGACGATCCGCGCTTTCCGATGCACCCGGTGCGCGTGGTGGCCGACACCCGGCGCGGCATGCCTGACGACGGCATGCTGTGCCTGGACAACGGCATGTACAAGATCTGGTATGCCCGCTACTACCATGCGCGGCAGCCCAACACCGTGCTGCTGGACAACGCCTTGGCCAGCATGGGTGCGGGGCTTCCCTCGGCGATTGCGGCGAAAATGGTCCACCCGGAACGCCGGGTGCTGGCGATCTGCGGCGACGGCGGCTTCATGATGAACGCACAGGAGCTGGAAACGGCGGTGCGGCTGAAGCTCGACCTGGTGATCCTGCTGCTGCGCGATGACGCCTACGGCATGATCCGCTGGAAACAGGGCGAGATGGGCTACCCCGATTTCGGCATGGTGTTCAGCAACCCCGACTTCGTCGCCTTCGCCCGCGCGCATGGCGCGCACGGACACCGCCCGGCCACCGCCGACGACTTCCTTCCCACGCTGCAGCGGGCCTTCGAAAGCGGCGGCGTGCACCTGATCGACCTTGCCATCGACTACACCGACAACCACCGCGTGCTCAACGAGGAGATCCGCCAGTTGAGCGCGGCGCTGTGAAGCCACGGAGATATCCATGCTGAAAAAGAACTACCCCTATTACCTTGCCAACCGACCGGTAACCTCGAAGGACACGATGGACGTGCTCGACAAGTACAGCGGCAAGGTCGCCACCCGCGTGGCGGTGCCCGACGCGAAAGCCGCCGAAAAGGCGATCGCCGCCGCCGTCAAGGCAACGGCGCCGATGCGTGCGTTCAAGCCATGGGCACGACAGGCGGTGCTGCAGCACTGCGTCGAGCGTTTCAGCAAGCGCCGCGACGAACTGGCCGAAGCGCTGTGCATCGAGGCCGGCAAGCCGATCAAGGACGCGGCCGGCGAAGTGACCCGGCTGATCGAGACCTTCCGCATCGCCGCCGAGGAATCGGTACGCATCAACGGCGAGACGCTGAACCTGGAACTGGCCGGTCG
This window of the Dyella sp. A6 genome carries:
- the xseA gene encoding exodeoxyribonuclease VII large subunit — its product is MHAPVDQPAPPRHILTPSALNRLVRDLLEDALPMVWIEGELSNVARPASGHLYFTLKDSGAQVRCAMFKPKSSWLKFRPADGMQVLVRARVGLYEPRGEFQLVAEHMEPAGEGALQREFEHLKARLDAEGLFDPSRKRALPRFARRIGVITSATGAAIRDVLSVMARRWPLVEVDVLPVPVQGREAPPAIVAMLRKAAASGRYDVLLLTRGGGSLEDLWAFNDEAVARAIHASKVPVVAAVGHEIDFSIADFVADLRAPTPSAAAELLVPDADALERHLHQLRQRLATLLQRRLQGQGQRVDHLLARLQSQRPQARLARDRERLQHLRERLLATFVRARQNERMRLQRLHGRLLAQHPGQQLRMQQQRLEEHAQRLRQAIGHRLDHDRLMLRQAARALHAVSPLATLERGYAILFDNEGKVLRSALHVAEGTELRARLADGELNLRTGKNPTA
- a CDS encoding acetolactate synthase large subunit gives rise to the protein MKAADLFVKALEAEGVRRIFGVPGEENLDLVEALRESSIQLIITRHEQAAGFMAATWGRLTGEAGVALATLGPGATNLVTAAAYAQLGAMPMLMITGQKPIRTHRQGLFQLVDVVDMMQPLTKYTRQLVSAATIPARVREAFRRAEEERPGAVHLELPEDIARDDVDEVILLPTEYARRPSPDDAALVQAAEAIGGAKHPILMIGAAANRQRTAVALRAFVDKLGMPFFTTQMGKGVIDEEHPLWLGNAALSDGDFVHRAIDAADVIINVGHDVVEKPPFFMHKGRRTVIHINFSSAEVDTVYFPQIEVVGDIAHTVERLTDALEPQAHWDFSFFDKVRDAFHAQLAGHADDPRFPMHPVRVVADTRRGMPDDGMLCLDNGMYKIWYARYYHARQPNTVLLDNALASMGAGLPSAIAAKMVHPERRVLAICGDGGFMMNAQELETAVRLKLDLVILLLRDDAYGMIRWKQGEMGYPDFGMVFSNPDFVAFARAHGAHGHRPATADDFLPTLQRAFESGGVHLIDLAIDYTDNHRVLNEEIRQLSAAL